The Neobacillus sp. OS1-2 genome includes a window with the following:
- a CDS encoding LysM peptidoglycan-binding domain-containing protein — protein sequence MKKSIVRTVSTTAVFSTLFAGPALADTYKVQKGDNLSKIASKYKTSVNEIKAQNGLKSDLIFENQILQISTGPATTTVEAVQQDTYTVVSGDALIKIANRYNITVAELQQWNNLTSTLIYVGQQLKVSPATSITVTAPQPNIPAPSTTVPTTPAATGEYTIKSGDTLSKIAVQFGMSVSQLKSLNNLLSDLIYAGKTLKVSGEQQNTPAPPAVTTPAAPAQPSSGTGEYIIKSGDTLGKIAMQYQMTVQNLKALNNLTSDMIYVGQKLNVTGQATTTAPAPGTVVDSSNVVTVAKSLMGIPYVWGGSSLSGFDCSGFIYYVANKTGTKIGRYSAAGFYDRSYYVDNPKPGDLVFFQNTYKQGISHMGIYLGGDQFIHADETHGIMISNLKSTYYTAHFAAFKRFY from the coding sequence ATGAAGAAATCTATTGTCCGCACTGTATCGACAACTGCTGTTTTTTCGACGCTTTTTGCCGGGCCTGCCCTTGCCGATACGTACAAAGTACAAAAGGGTGACAACCTATCGAAAATTGCTTCAAAATATAAGACAAGTGTTAATGAGATTAAAGCCCAGAACGGTTTGAAATCGGACCTAATCTTTGAAAATCAAATTCTGCAAATTTCCACGGGTCCAGCGACCACCACCGTTGAGGCGGTACAGCAAGATACCTATACCGTTGTTAGCGGCGATGCGTTGATCAAAATTGCCAACCGTTATAATATTACGGTCGCTGAGCTCCAACAGTGGAATAATCTGACGAGTACCTTGATTTATGTTGGGCAGCAACTGAAGGTGTCTCCGGCAACGTCTATTACCGTGACAGCACCGCAGCCTAACATACCGGCACCATCCACAACCGTTCCCACGACACCGGCAGCGACTGGGGAATATACCATCAAGAGTGGCGACACCCTGAGCAAAATTGCGGTTCAATTTGGCATGAGTGTTTCACAGCTGAAATCACTTAATAATTTATTGTCCGATCTGATTTATGCCGGGAAAACACTAAAGGTTTCCGGTGAGCAGCAGAACACGCCAGCACCGCCGGCAGTAACGACACCGGCAGCACCCGCGCAGCCTTCTTCCGGGACAGGTGAGTATATCATCAAAAGTGGCGATACCCTTGGAAAAATTGCGATGCAATACCAAATGACCGTCCAGAACTTGAAGGCACTCAACAATCTGACTTCCGACATGATTTACGTGGGGCAAAAGCTTAACGTAACAGGCCAGGCCACTACTACAGCACCCGCACCCGGGACTGTTGTGGATTCAAGTAATGTGGTCACTGTAGCAAAGAGCTTAATGGGCATCCCTTATGTTTGGGGCGGCAGCTCCCTCTCCGGCTTTGATTGCAGCGGGTTCATCTATTATGTTGCGAACAAAACCGGTACGAAAATCGGCCGCTATTCGGCAGCTGGGTTCTATGATCGCAGTTATTATGTGGACAACCCTAAGCCTGGCGATCTCGTATTTTTCCAAAATACATATAAACAAGGAATTTCCCATATGGGCATCTATCTCGGCGGCGATCAATTTATCCACGCTGATGAGACGCACGGTATCATGATTTCCAATTTAAAAAGTACCTATTATACCGCCCATTTCGCTGCATTTAAGCGGTTTTACTAG
- a CDS encoding SWIM zinc finger family protein, protein MEATELLLEFSGELRELLSPNRAEDAKLVQKGLMLYRQGLVQQVDSGEHTVTAVVQDVTPVKVLLDLDFLALCECSCPTEGLCRHQLAVFFSAYSKLGSVADWVSLFREPIRAQKAAAGWGMQTAKDLIKANGVLQPDYGRWVHSFEVSFDTLLASKQHTSPYVIPELFGIYERRIHASAPVEQEWRLLYELVAIVVSLRKLAALSERLGHDEATVKRAYLHVFHHLMEDAEGLAVKIGVQSLPFAFDEFIEKLKDDAFAVLTCASGLEYERIYLYRLLWVHFFKKKPWREAELVKIQAGLKGLQDWENPLPLMAASVHLNFLVGDDEQALKVIGLFRAEEIAPYLVYWIDYVSGLKAWRRVGPLIELFLQKVKPYLELLAGYHSCATFVRNALRAVAPYCAEEDRLDVYERALLVMLPYSFGEYEYLLFERKQYDRWGELQAFVGLDFYELPKDRLKVVEKERPEVLLAMLHQTAQREIDQKNRGSYRMAVRHLKKLRTLYKKLKRVDDWQYFLDTLLERTKRLRAFQEECRRSKLIDV, encoded by the coding sequence TTGGAGGCGACGGAATTATTGCTTGAATTTTCCGGAGAACTGCGGGAGCTGCTGAGCCCGAATAGGGCGGAGGATGCGAAGCTTGTGCAAAAGGGCCTGATGCTGTACCGGCAGGGGTTGGTGCAGCAGGTGGATAGCGGGGAGCATACGGTGACGGCGGTGGTGCAAGATGTGACGCCGGTGAAGGTGCTGCTTGATCTCGACTTTTTGGCGCTCTGTGAGTGTTCGTGCCCGACGGAGGGCTTGTGCCGCCATCAGCTGGCGGTGTTTTTCAGTGCGTATTCGAAGCTGGGCAGTGTGGCGGATTGGGTCTCTTTATTCCGCGAACCGATTCGCGCGCAAAAGGCGGCGGCTGGCTGGGGGATGCAGACGGCGAAGGATTTGATTAAGGCGAATGGTGTGCTCCAGCCTGATTACGGCCGTTGGGTGCATTCGTTTGAGGTGAGTTTTGATACGCTGCTTGCCTCGAAACAGCATACGAGTCCGTATGTGATTCCGGAGTTGTTTGGAATTTATGAGCGGCGGATTCACGCGAGTGCCCCGGTCGAACAGGAGTGGCGCTTGCTTTATGAGTTGGTGGCGATTGTGGTTTCGTTACGGAAGCTGGCAGCGTTGTCTGAGCGGCTGGGTCATGATGAGGCCACGGTAAAGCGTGCCTATTTGCATGTGTTCCATCATTTAATGGAAGATGCCGAGGGTTTGGCGGTGAAGATTGGCGTCCAATCGCTGCCGTTTGCGTTTGATGAGTTTATTGAGAAGTTGAAGGACGATGCGTTTGCGGTCTTGACGTGTGCGAGCGGCTTAGAGTATGAGCGGATATATTTGTACCGTCTGTTGTGGGTCCATTTTTTCAAAAAAAAGCCGTGGCGTGAGGCGGAATTGGTGAAGATTCAGGCCGGGCTGAAAGGGCTTCAGGATTGGGAGAATCCGCTGCCGTTGATGGCGGCTAGTGTTCATTTGAATTTTCTGGTTGGGGACGATGAGCAGGCGCTGAAGGTAATCGGGCTGTTTCGTGCGGAGGAGATTGCGCCGTATCTGGTGTATTGGATTGATTATGTATCGGGCTTGAAGGCGTGGCGCCGGGTCGGGCCGTTAATTGAGTTGTTTTTGCAAAAGGTAAAGCCGTATTTGGAGTTGTTGGCCGGATATCATAGCTGTGCGACGTTTGTACGGAATGCACTGCGGGCGGTGGCGCCGTATTGTGCGGAGGAGGACCGCTTGGATGTGTACGAGCGGGCGTTGCTTGTGATGCTCCCGTATAGCTTTGGGGAGTATGAGTATTTGTTGTTTGAGCGCAAGCAGTATGATCGCTGGGGGGAGCTTCAGGCGTTTGTTGGGTTGGACTTTTATGAGTTGCCGAAGGATCGCTTGAAAGTGGTTGAGAAGGAGCGGCCGGAGGTGCTTCTTGCGATGCTGCACCAGACGGCGCAGCGTGAGATTGACCAGAAGAATCGCGGTAGCTACCGGATGGCGGTGCGGCATTTGAAGAAGCTGCGGACGTTGTATAAGAAGCTGAAGCGCGTCGATGATTGGCAGTATTTCTTGGATACGCTGCTGGAGCGGACCAAGCGGCTGCGGGCCTTTCAAGAGGAATGCCGGCGGAGTAAGTTGATTGATGTGTAA